One window of the Zea mays cultivar B73 chromosome 3, Zm-B73-REFERENCE-NAM-5.0, whole genome shotgun sequence genome contains the following:
- the LOC100856989 gene encoding SUMO protease: protein MGALTDSRKRLSADHCLSADHRLPYPSLSPPSLIPPFKRAKLSPIPEHDPSTSDFPPIRPSPQIIHSAAAASTSSTPGPSPSSITASTPLPHRRRLPPPPFQRSIHGPQRILRVFQLGGAARAYATGHSWFSPQSPPPRPLGLQQYVELVNSVTHPSPPTPAAITNATRQAEVAPFEVVAIEEDEDERKQQNEEEVMGSVVVRRVPPYKELYEASRQKRDAKLKTLEFEVRLTEQGRLSLERLAEALPRITPKKEEVPEPFVPLTDEDEEMVRQALHGKNRHERLAVHEPSNIVITREIMQCLNNQEWLNDEAINLYLDLLKERELREPCRFLKCHFFNTFFYKKLISSGYDYKAVRRWTTKRKLGYSLIDCDKIFVPIHKEVHWCLAVINIRDKKFQYLDSLGGMDMKVLNVLAKYIVDEVKDKSGQQMDVLSWKQEGVKNLPLQENGWDCGMFMLKYIDFYSRDMDLIFGQKQMHYFRRRTAKEILSLRAE from the exons ATGGGCGCCCTCACCGACAGCCGGAAGCGTCTCTCGGCGGACCACTGCCTCTCGGCCGACCACCGCCTCCCCTACCCCTCCTTGTCCCCGCCGTCCCTTATCCCTCCCTTCAAGCGGGCCAAGCTCTCCCCAATTCCTGAACACGATCCCTCCACCTCCGATTTCCCGCCTATCCGTCCCTCTCCCCAAATCATCCACTCCGCTGCGGCGGCATCCACCTCCTCCACGCCGGGCCCATCCCCCTCTTCTATCACCGCTTCCACCCCGCTTCCGCACAGGCGCCGACTCCCACCGCCGCCATTCCAGCGCTCGATCCACGGCCCCCAGCGGATCCTCCGCGTCTTCCAGCTTGGAGGGGCCGCACGGGCCTACGCCACCGGCCACTCATGGTTCTCCCCGCAATCACCCCCGCCTCGTCCTCTCGGACTCCAGCAGTACGTTGAGCTCGTCAACAGCGTCACCCACCCTTCGCCGCCCACTCCCGCCGCCATTACCAATGCTACGAGGCAGGCGGAGGTGGCGCCCTTCGAGGTGGTCGCCATCGAGGAGGATGAGGACGAGAGGAAGCAGCAGAACGAGGAGGAGGTGATGGGGAGCGTGGTAGTGAGAAGGGTGCCACCATACAAGGAGCTGTACGAGGCGTCGCGACAGAAGCGGGATGCTAAGCTCAAGACGCTCGAGTTTGAGGTGCGGCTCACTGAGCAGGGCCGTCTTAGCCTTGAGCGGCTTGCCGAGGCCCTCCCGCGAATTACGCCAAAGAAGGAG GAGGTGCCTGAACCTTTTGTTCCTCTTACTGATGAGGATGAAGAAATGGTTCGTCAGGCTCTTCATGGCAAGAACAG ACATGAGAGGTTAGCAGTACATGAACCTTCAAATATTGTGATAACGAGGGAGATCATGCAGTGCTTGAATAACCAGGAGTGGCTAAATGATGAG GCTATCAATTTGTATCTTGATCTTCTTAAAGAAAGGGAACTAAGAGAACCTTGCAGGTTCTTAAAATGTCATTTCTTCAACACCTTTTTCTACAAGAAG CTGATTTCCAGTGGGTATGATTATAAAGCTGTTAGAAGATGGACAACAAAAAGGAAGTTAGGGTACAGTCTAATTGATTGTGACAAG ATATTTGTTCCCATACACAAGGAAGTCCATTGGTGTTTAGCAGTCATCAACATCAGGGACAAAAAGTTTCAGTATCTAGACTCACTTGGTGGCATGGACATGAAGGTCTTGAATGTCTTG GCCAAGTATATTGTGGATGAGGTCAAAGACAAAAGTGGCCAACAGATGGATGTGCTCTCATGGAAGCAGGAAGGTGTCAAAAACCTTCCTTTGCAGGAGAATGG ATGGGACTGCGGCATGTTTATGCTCAAATACATTGACTTCTACAGCAGAGATATGGACCTCATTTTCGGACAG AAGCAAATGCATTACTTCCGCAGGAGGACAGCGAAGGAAATACTGAGTTTGAGAGCTGAATAA